The following DNA comes from Candidatus Polarisedimenticolia bacterium.
CCAGCCCGGCGGCGTCATCGAGCAGATCCTGACGCAGCTGCGCAGCCGGCAGATCGCCGTCGAGCAGATGGAGACCTACTCCCGCCAGCAGACCGCGGCGGGCAAGGAGCGCGAGCTGCGCGAGGCCGAGGCGCGGGCGCGCCAGCAGCAGCTCCTCACCGAGTCGGAAATCAGCATCCAGGTTCAGGCCAACCAGGGCAAGGCCGACCTGGCCCGGGCGCAGCAGCAGGCGGCCCAGATCCAGACCCTCGCCGGCGCGGAGGGCGAGAAGATCCGCCTGCTGGGAGAGGGCGAGGCCAAGAAGATCCGGGTGCTGGCGGAGGCCGACGCCGAGCGCGCCGCCCGCGTCGGGGTCGCCCAGGCCCTGGCGATCGACGAGCAGGTGCAGGCCTATGGCGGGCCGCAGTTCCAGCTCGCTCAGCAGGTGATGGTGCGCTTCGCCGAGGCGATCGAGAAGTCGCAGGTCGACGTGGTGCCGAAGGTGGTCATGGGAGGAGGCAAGAATGGCGGCGGGTCGCTGGTGGAGAACCTGCTCGGAGTGCTGCTGACCGAGAAGCTCTCGGCCATGGCGGCGAGCGGCGCGACCAACGGCGCGCACGATCCGGCGGCGGAGAAGATCCGGACCGATCTCCGCAAGAAGCTGGATCCCGACACGCGGTCGTAGCCTTCAGTCCCGGTCGCGGCCGGATCCCTCGGCGCCAAGGTCGGGATCGCAGGCCTCGCGCCGCTCGGGCTGGTCCCGATCCTCCTGGAGCGGCAGCGGCTCGTCGGCGCGGGCATCTCCGCGGCGATCCCGGCTCCTGCGAGGCTCGGGATCGCCCTCCGCGAGCGGCGCGCGGCCGCCCGGGAAGCGTGCGGTGCCGGTGCTCATGGCCTATCCAAAGGCCGGCACAGGCGCCGCCATCAGCAGGCTCAGGAAGGTGTAGGCGAGGAGCGCGTACCGGATGATCGGGCTGCACCGCGGCGCCTCAATCAGGACCTCGATCCCTGTCCAGTTTGTCAGCATCGTCGTTACCCCCTGACAGTCTGAAAGGCAAGGCCCGTGCCTGTCATGCAGGACCGGGATGGCCTCGCTCGACGGCTTCAAAATACGGAGCCACGGGGCTTTGGCCGGTTTCGGGATCAGGATCGGGTGTCCTGATTCCGGCGCCCGCCAGGCCATGGACCTGTTTTGACAGGAGGGGAAGAAGAATTGTCGGCGTCGGCCCCATGACGTCCGGCCGGAGTTCGTGATCGAGGGCTTCAGGGCCGTGGAGGTTCGCTCGCCGGAGGGACTGGGGCTTTCGAGATCGGCCGTCAGAATTTGATTTGCAGCGAAGTGCGGAAGGTGGTATCGAGAGGCTCTTTGCGGAGAACGTCCTCGCCTACCGTGATCTCGCTGCCACCGGTTTCGACAGTCTCGAAGAACTCGTCGCCGTCGCCCGGAATGCCGTTCGGATCAATCAGAATGGCGCGCAGCAGGAGGTCGACCTCCTCCAGAGCCGGCTCGCTCGCGTAGGTGAGCTGCAGGCTGACCCTCAGCGCCAGGTGCTCGGACAAGGCGACCGACACTCCCTGCAGGAGGTCGACGAAGTAGTCGGAGGTATCCGCCAGGCTCAGGTTCGAGGTGAGGTCGGCATCGTAGACGGTGGAGGCGCCCCAGGTGTCCTTGAAGTCGACCACGAACCGGGCGCCGAGGAACTCCTCCTCCTTCTCCGGATCGAAGACTTCTTCTTTGCGGTCGGTATAGCTCAGGCCGTAGGAGGTCCGGAACTCCAGGTCCTTGCGATCGCGCCAGACGTGGCCCATTCCTGCGAAGACGATGGTGCGGCTCAGAATCCCGGCATCGTCGTTGCGATCCCAGCTGGCGCCGGCGTTCCAGGTGGCCTTCTTCGGGAGGTTCCCTTCGTATCGCCCCTCGGCGAAGAAGCGGCTTACGTCCGGCTCCGCGTCGGGCCGCACCGCCTTCTTGGTGAATCCGGTGGGGGTCTCCCCTGGCTCGAAGGTCAGCCCCGGCTCGATCAGGTAATAGGGATCATCGCTCGTGTCCGACCGCAGCGCGTCGACGCGCAGCCGGGAGCGCCCTTTGGCGGTCTTGTACTCAAGGGTGTCCTTGAGACCGAGGGTCTGGATATCGGAGTTCCCGCGGGTCACGACGAGCGAGAAGTCGGTGGTGTTGGCCCAGGTGCCGCGCGCCGGCCGGGTCTGTTCCTCCTGTGCGCCGACCGTGTCAAGAGGAAGGAGAGAAAGCAGGGCAAAGGCGATCCATATCGCGAATACCAGTCTTCGCAGGCGCACGCCGGGCCTCCAAAGAGGTCGGGGTCCGCGCATCCTACCGCGATCGGGCCGGGGCCGC
Coding sequences within:
- a CDS encoding flotillin family protein, yielding QPGGVIEQILTQLRSRQIAVEQMETYSRQQTAAGKERELREAEARARQQQLLTESEISIQVQANQGKADLARAQQQAAQIQTLAGAEGEKIRLLGEGEAKKIRVLAEADAERAARVGVAQALAIDEQVQAYGGPQFQLAQQVMVRFAEAIEKSQVDVVPKVVMGGGKNGGGSLVENLLGVLLTEKLSAMAASGATNGAHDPAAEKIRTDLRKKLDPDTRS
- a CDS encoding DUF481 domain-containing protein, translated to MRLRRLVFAIWIAFALLSLLPLDTVGAQEEQTRPARGTWANTTDFSLVVTRGNSDIQTLGLKDTLEYKTAKGRSRLRVDALRSDTSDDPYYLIEPGLTFEPGETPTGFTKKAVRPDAEPDVSRFFAEGRYEGNLPKKATWNAGASWDRNDDAGILSRTIVFAGMGHVWRDRKDLEFRTSYGLSYTDRKEEVFDPEKEEEFLGARFVVDFKDTWGASTVYDADLTSNLSLADTSDYFVDLLQGVSVALSEHLALRVSLQLTYASEPALEEVDLLLRAILIDPNGIPGDGDEFFETVETGGSEITVGEDVLRKEPLDTTFRTSLQIKF